The Ciceribacter thiooxidans genome window below encodes:
- the tnpB gene encoding IS66 family insertion sequence element accessory protein TnpB (TnpB, as the term is used for proteins encoded by IS66 family insertion elements, is considered an accessory protein, since TnpC, encoded by a neighboring gene, is a DDE family transposase.), whose amino-acid sequence MIAFPAGVKVWIAGGVTDMRCGMNSLALKVQEGLGRDPHGGELFCFRGRKGDLIKILWHDGVGMSLYMKRLEAGKFIWPVSQNGSAVPVSSAQLGYLLEGIDWRNPRWTQRPSKAG is encoded by the coding sequence ATGATCGCCTTTCCAGCAGGGGTGAAGGTGTGGATCGCGGGTGGCGTGACAGACATGCGTTGCGGCATGAACAGCCTGGCGCTGAAGGTGCAGGAAGGGCTCGGACGCGATCCCCATGGCGGCGAGCTATTTTGCTTTCGGGGGCGCAAGGGCGATCTGATCAAGATCCTGTGGCACGATGGGGTCGGCATGTCGCTCTATATGAAGCGTCTCGAGGCCGGGAAGTTCATCTGGCCGGTTAGCCAGAACGGCTCTGCCGTTCCTGTTTCGTCAGCGCAATTGGGCTACCTCCTGGAAGGGATCGATTGGCGGAATCCACGCTGGACACAGCGACCTTCGAAGGCGGGTTGA
- a CDS encoding CatB-related O-acetyltransferase: MRRQPENLDGYTAEFSLDAFGPPDVALRSLARDPLASFGPGLHIVDRDAEGYQARRPTWKELGKVSTFTLNAETQAHLAERGVWLHHRHADYYVGAKIDFEPPVAIAADLAYNFPIRIGAFSHLNGGYIQRVSIGRYCSLARDIQIGHGFHPNDWLSVSPLQYAPNYRGFSEFAARHGARRSDIKTIPFVFGKPTTIGNDVWIGNHVFVVDGITIGDGAIIGAGSVVTRDVDPYTIVAGNPARVLRSRFDTNLVERLLELRWWRYSLADLGAVDFSRPDVALNRLEELIASDEISEYLPDVITLPLSE; the protein is encoded by the coding sequence ATGCGCCGTCAACCAGAGAATCTCGACGGCTATACGGCTGAGTTCAGTTTAGACGCATTTGGCCCGCCAGACGTCGCGCTACGCTCGTTGGCACGAGATCCTCTTGCCTCGTTCGGTCCTGGATTGCACATAGTCGACCGTGATGCCGAAGGCTATCAGGCGCGCAGGCCAACATGGAAGGAACTGGGAAAGGTGAGCACATTCACCCTGAACGCAGAAACTCAAGCACATCTCGCCGAAAGAGGCGTCTGGCTACATCATAGGCATGCCGACTACTATGTTGGAGCCAAGATTGATTTTGAGCCACCCGTCGCAATCGCGGCGGACCTCGCATACAATTTTCCAATCCGAATAGGTGCATTCAGTCACCTGAACGGTGGGTACATCCAGCGCGTCTCAATCGGACGCTATTGCTCGCTCGCACGCGATATACAGATCGGGCATGGGTTTCACCCAAATGATTGGCTTTCTGTTTCGCCCCTCCAGTACGCGCCGAATTATCGCGGGTTTTCGGAATTCGCCGCGCGCCATGGAGCGCGTAGAAGCGACATCAAGACGATTCCATTTGTCTTCGGCAAGCCAACTACCATTGGAAACGACGTCTGGATTGGCAATCATGTGTTTGTGGTCGACGGCATCACGATCGGCGACGGCGCGATAATTGGTGCCGGCTCAGTGGTGACTCGGGACGTCGACCCCTACACCATCGTGGCGGGCAATCCGGCCAGAGTGCTGCGAAGCAGATTCGATACTAATCTGGTAGAGCGTCTGCTTGAGCTCCGGTGGTGGAGGTATAGCCTTGCTGATCTCGGCGCTGTCGACTTTTCAAGGCCAGACGTCGCGCTCAATCGATTGGAGGAGTTAATCGCGTCGGATGAAATCAGCGAATACCTGCCTGACGTGATCACTCTCCCGTTGAGTGAATGA
- a CDS encoding capsule biosynthesis protein, whose protein sequence is MTETKIRRSETDSPFRPRHSLIGRLSRQAFPMSKSSRSVVSIDVDPIQGEHAEAKTNSRMPFAFISFIAVVILPVVASIFYFAFIASDQYIAEARFAVRSLAEDRNKDSLDSGVLSMNAMSQDGFIVTSFIHSSEILERLEKKINYRQMFTRSDADILSRFNETESKERFLKYWANQILTYVDGPSGIITLKTRTFSPGDSKALASAIIGESETLINELSARAQHDLIARFEAELQRTAENYRSALETMKAFQNEAGLLTPEARATEAGTLLSALLAQKLELETRLFVLRESKVESSPVRQQLLLASQSISEQIDKLKGELAGNSGSAASVASVIQSFSRIETDRRVAESLYEAARKNLEEAQAEAMRKSLYLVVFVPPTVPEESLYPHRLSTPLLILLALTVLWSTGALLWASIEDHKL, encoded by the coding sequence ATGACTGAAACCAAGATCAGGAGAAGCGAGACTGACTCGCCGTTCCGTCCGCGCCACAGCTTGATAGGTCGGTTGTCACGTCAAGCATTCCCGATGTCGAAAAGCAGCCGGTCTGTGGTTTCGATCGATGTTGACCCTATACAGGGGGAGCACGCAGAAGCGAAGACCAATTCGCGCATGCCGTTCGCTTTCATCAGTTTCATCGCCGTTGTCATCCTGCCAGTGGTTGCCAGCATATTCTATTTCGCCTTTATAGCGTCCGATCAATACATCGCCGAGGCTCGGTTCGCAGTTCGCTCTCTTGCCGAGGATCGAAACAAAGACTCGCTCGACAGCGGCGTTCTTTCGATGAATGCGATGTCCCAAGATGGGTTTATCGTTACCAGCTTTATCCACTCGTCAGAAATTCTGGAACGGTTGGAAAAGAAGATCAATTATCGCCAGATGTTCACTCGGAGCGACGCAGATATCCTGTCTCGCTTCAACGAAACTGAGTCGAAAGAGCGTTTCTTAAAATACTGGGCCAACCAAATTTTGACCTACGTTGACGGTCCCTCAGGCATAATCACACTTAAGACCCGTACTTTTTCTCCGGGAGATTCGAAGGCTCTGGCTTCAGCAATCATCGGCGAAAGTGAGACGTTGATAAACGAACTGTCTGCGCGTGCGCAGCACGACTTGATTGCTCGTTTCGAGGCGGAATTGCAGCGAACGGCTGAGAATTATCGATCCGCCCTGGAAACCATGAAAGCGTTTCAGAATGAAGCCGGCTTATTGACGCCCGAAGCACGAGCCACCGAAGCGGGGACGCTGTTGTCGGCGCTCCTCGCCCAAAAGCTCGAGCTTGAAACTCGCTTATTCGTCTTGAGGGAATCGAAGGTGGAATCATCGCCGGTTCGCCAGCAGCTTCTACTCGCGAGTCAGAGCATCAGCGAGCAGATTGACAAGCTGAAGGGGGAGTTGGCGGGGAATTCCGGATCAGCGGCAAGCGTAGCCAGTGTCATTCAGAGTTTTTCACGTATTGAAACAGACCGCCGAGTGGCAGAGAGCCTCTACGAGGCGGCCCGCAAGAATCTCGAAGAAGCGCAGGCTGAAGCCATGCGCAAGAGCTTGTACCTGGTGGTTTTTGTTCCTCCGACAGTGCCGGAGGAATCGCTCTATCCTCATAGGTTGTCGACGCCCCTACTTATACTTCTCGCACTCACGGTTCTTTGGAGCACCGGCGCCCTCCTCTGGGCTTCGATTGAAGATCATAAGCTCTGA
- a CDS encoding ABC transporter ATP-binding protein, translated as MIRFKKVSKHFKTEGHRKVILDDCNMEFLPGYSYALLGVNGAGKSTTMKMIAGSALPNSGRIIKDLRVSWPLGFAGGFHPQMSGRDNLAFVARAYGEDVRRVSNFVEDFAELGDYIFAPVRTYSSGMMARLAFGLSMAVEFDCYLVDEITAVGDARFQKRCKDAFESRRKNADIIMISHSMPTINAYCDKGVVLVDGQMLLYDKVADAIETYYRLNR; from the coding sequence ATGATCCGTTTCAAGAAGGTTTCCAAGCATTTCAAGACGGAGGGGCACCGAAAGGTGATCCTCGACGACTGCAATATGGAGTTCCTGCCGGGTTATTCCTATGCACTACTGGGCGTGAACGGAGCCGGAAAATCGACGACAATGAAGATGATCGCGGGGTCGGCGCTGCCGAACTCAGGGCGTATCATCAAGGACCTGCGCGTTTCGTGGCCGCTCGGTTTCGCCGGTGGTTTCCACCCACAGATGTCTGGACGTGACAATCTTGCTTTTGTCGCGCGCGCCTACGGCGAGGACGTTCGCCGCGTCTCCAACTTCGTGGAGGATTTCGCTGAACTCGGCGACTACATTTTTGCACCGGTTCGAACTTATTCGTCGGGCATGATGGCTCGTCTGGCATTCGGGCTTTCGATGGCCGTTGAGTTCGATTGCTATCTCGTCGACGAGATTACCGCGGTCGGGGACGCCCGCTTCCAGAAGCGGTGCAAAGACGCCTTCGAAAGCCGTCGCAAAAATGCCGACATCATTATGATTTCACACAGTATGCCGACGATCAACGCCTACTGCGACAAAGGCGTCGTTCTCGTGGATGGTCAGATGCTGTTATATGACAAAGTGGCAGATGCGATCGAAACATACTATCGCTTGAATCGCTGA
- a CDS encoding class I SAM-dependent methyltransferase has protein sequence MFDQYCNDKPSHQNAIDILPGWNSAFPASTRLKAGDHALFADPRIDWAVQQAGSIKDKKVLEIGPLEGMHTYMLNRHAPSSIDAVEANKQCFLRCLVTKEILGIDRAHFYLGDALKWLETEDRHYDLAVASGVLYHMADPGQFLSQLTRRCDQLFIWTHYFDDTAMPSDDPRRQAFNGNIETRAFAGVPVRYYERHYFNANATKEFCGGMKDRHYWMHRNDILSLIRALGFGEINITQEDPSHRGGPCFCLFAKRDSLTMQA, from the coding sequence TTGTTCGATCAGTACTGCAACGACAAGCCCAGTCATCAGAATGCAATAGATATCCTGCCGGGATGGAATTCGGCGTTCCCTGCGTCAACTCGGCTGAAAGCCGGCGACCATGCGCTGTTTGCGGATCCGCGAATCGATTGGGCGGTGCAGCAAGCGGGTTCGATAAAGGACAAGAAGGTGCTCGAGATTGGGCCTCTCGAAGGAATGCACACCTATATGCTGAATCGGCATGCCCCCTCATCCATCGATGCTGTCGAGGCCAACAAGCAATGTTTCCTTCGGTGCCTTGTGACGAAGGAAATTCTTGGCATCGATCGCGCGCATTTCTATTTGGGCGACGCGTTGAAGTGGCTGGAGACGGAAGACCGTCATTACGATCTCGCCGTTGCCTCGGGGGTTCTCTACCACATGGCGGATCCCGGACAATTTCTGTCCCAATTGACCCGTCGATGCGACCAGCTTTTCATATGGACACATTATTTTGACGACACGGCGATGCCCTCCGACGATCCACGTCGTCAGGCGTTCAACGGAAACATAGAAACCCGGGCCTTTGCCGGTGTTCCGGTCCGCTACTACGAACGTCACTACTTCAATGCCAACGCGACGAAAGAGTTCTGTGGTGGCATGAAAGATCGGCACTATTGGATGCATCGGAACGACATCCTCAGTTTAATTCGAGCTTTGGGTTTCGGTGAGATCAACATTACGCAGGAAGATCCTAGTCACCGGGGTGGTCCTTGCTTTTGTCTTTTTGCAAAGCGAGACTCCCTAACGATGCAGGCGTGA
- a CDS encoding NAD-dependent epimerase/dehydratase family protein, protein MLTINLFYRQAYGKESINVYEDGAVGRDFVFIDDVARACKAALDRPARTIRILDVGTGRPTTILDAALEIAKLNDAPPPTISGRFRPGDVRWAVAETDDLERQLRVKASVSFEEGVRLLGNWLVSKHYV, encoded by the coding sequence ATGCTTACCATTAATCTCTTTTACCGCCAGGCCTACGGCAAGGAATCGATCAATGTTTATGAGGACGGCGCCGTCGGTCGAGATTTTGTTTTCATCGATGATGTTGCGCGCGCGTGCAAGGCTGCACTTGATCGACCTGCGCGCACTATTAGAATACTTGATGTCGGCACGGGTCGGCCAACCACAATTCTTGACGCAGCTTTGGAAATTGCCAAGCTTAACGACGCACCGCCTCCGACCATTAGCGGACGCTTTCGCCCAGGTGACGTTCGATGGGCTGTCGCCGAGACTGACGACTTAGAGCGGCAGCTTCGGGTAAAAGCGTCGGTTTCCTTTGAAGAAGGTGTTCGTCTGCTCGGAAACTGGCTCGTTTCCAAACACTACGTGTGA
- the tnpC gene encoding IS66 family transposase: protein MDEAALEIARLRAALAASEARAASAEADLAQVRAVVTTSEAMIRHLKLEIAKLRRAQYGQSSERRARLIEQMELELEELEADATEDEIAAERAAAKITNVSAFERRRPARKPFPVHLPRERVVIEVPSSCTCCGSARIVKMGEDITETLEVIPRQWKVIQTVREKFTCRDCEKISQPPAPFHATPRGWAGPNLLATILFEKFGQHQPLNRQAERYAREGVDLSLSTLADQVGACATALQPIHDLIRAHVLAAERLHGDDTTVPLLARGATRQARLWTYVRDDRPFAGGAPPAALFYFSPDREKIHPNRHLVGWQGTLQADAYGGYNDLYRADRSPAPVLSALCWSHARRKFFELADIAGNVRKGKPAHEISPVALEAVARIDALFDIERGINGMPAEARLAARRQHASHLVEELHDWLKAQRAQMSKHNPVTKAINYMFEKEGRWEAFTRFLDDGRLCLTNNAAERALRGVALGRRAWLFAGSQRGGDRGAFMYSLIVTAKMNDIDPQAWLADVLARLPSIPVSRLPELLPWNWSPAGNARQEAA from the coding sequence ATGGACGAAGCAGCCTTGGAGATTGCCAGATTGCGCGCCGCGCTTGCGGCATCGGAGGCACGTGCCGCTTCGGCCGAGGCCGACCTCGCACAGGTGCGGGCTGTCGTCACGACGTCCGAGGCGATGATCAGGCACCTCAAACTCGAGATCGCCAAACTGCGGCGGGCGCAGTATGGCCAGAGTTCGGAACGCCGCGCCCGGCTGATCGAACAGATGGAACTGGAGCTCGAAGAACTCGAGGCCGACGCCACCGAGGACGAGATCGCGGCAGAACGCGCCGCGGCAAAGATCACGAATGTTTCTGCCTTCGAACGCCGTCGTCCGGCCCGTAAACCGTTCCCGGTGCACTTGCCGCGCGAGCGCGTGGTCATAGAGGTCCCCTCGAGCTGCACCTGCTGCGGTTCGGCGCGGATCGTGAAGATGGGCGAAGACATCACCGAGACGCTGGAGGTGATCCCTCGCCAGTGGAAAGTGATCCAGACGGTGCGCGAGAAGTTCACCTGTCGGGATTGCGAGAAGATCTCGCAGCCACCAGCACCTTTCCACGCCACACCGCGCGGATGGGCAGGACCGAACCTGCTCGCGACGATCCTCTTCGAGAAGTTCGGCCAGCATCAGCCCTTGAACCGCCAGGCCGAGCGTTACGCCAGGGAAGGCGTCGATCTCAGCCTCTCCACGCTGGCCGATCAGGTCGGTGCTTGTGCGACCGCCCTCCAGCCGATTCATGATCTGATCCGCGCCCATGTTCTGGCCGCCGAACGGTTGCATGGCGATGATACCACCGTGCCGCTTCTGGCTCGGGGCGCAACGCGGCAGGCCAGGCTCTGGACCTACGTCCGCGACGACCGCCCCTTCGCGGGCGGCGCTCCTCCCGCAGCGCTCTTCTACTTCTCCCCCGATCGCGAGAAGATCCACCCCAACCGGCATCTCGTTGGATGGCAGGGCACGCTGCAAGCCGACGCCTACGGCGGCTACAACGACCTCTATCGTGCCGACCGCAGTCCCGCGCCGGTGCTCAGCGCCCTGTGCTGGAGCCATGCACGGCGCAAGTTCTTCGAGCTCGCAGACATTGCCGGCAATGTGCGCAAGGGCAAACCCGCCCACGAGATCTCGCCTGTCGCGCTTGAGGCTGTGGCCCGCATCGACGCCCTGTTCGATATCGAACGTGGCATAAACGGCATGCCCGCCGAGGCGCGGCTTGCGGCGAGGCGGCAGCATGCGAGCCATCTCGTCGAGGAACTGCACGACTGGCTCAAGGCTCAGCGCGCGCAAATGTCGAAGCACAATCCCGTCACCAAGGCGATCAACTACATGTTCGAGAAGGAGGGGCGCTGGGAGGCCTTCACCCGTTTCCTCGATGACGGCAGGCTTTGTCTGACGAACAATGCGGCCGAGCGCGCCCTGCGCGGTGTCGCTCTGGGGCGACGGGCATGGCTTTTCGCCGGATCGCAGCGCGGCGGCGATCGCGGCGCGTTCATGTATTCGCTGATCGTCACGGCGAAGATGAACGATATCGACCCGCAGGCTTGGCTGGCGGATGTCCTCGCCCGGCTCCCAAGCATCCCAGTATCCAGGCTGCCGGAACTGTTACCGTGGAACTGGTCCCCCGCCGGCAATGCTCGACAGGAGGCGGCCTGA
- a CDS encoding ABC transporter permease: MALSIVLNRPMLAIPAVKVLDILFARAFLEIIAAFLMVFLTFTILLALGDSPFPNDWEQATFAFLSTILLAIGVGVLVGVMTSMFTFFATIYALTLVLVYITSGTLFVVSALPAQAAYALSWNPALQAVEWMRSAFFPTYDSPVLDKYYLLSFGLGALCLGLVLERSVRRIVLEGK, translated from the coding sequence ATGGCACTCTCTATCGTGCTCAACCGCCCGATGTTGGCGATTCCCGCGGTCAAGGTACTTGATATCTTGTTTGCGCGTGCGTTTCTCGAGATCATTGCGGCTTTCCTCATGGTGTTTTTGACCTTCACCATCTTGCTTGCTCTTGGCGACAGCCCCTTTCCCAACGACTGGGAGCAGGCCACTTTCGCGTTCCTGTCGACTATTCTGCTGGCCATCGGCGTGGGTGTTCTTGTGGGAGTTATGACGTCCATGTTCACGTTTTTTGCGACTATCTACGCTCTGACACTCGTCCTCGTTTACATAACATCGGGCACGCTCTTCGTGGTTTCCGCTCTTCCTGCTCAGGCCGCTTATGCGCTTTCCTGGAACCCGGCGTTGCAGGCCGTCGAATGGATGCGCTCGGCATTCTTTCCCACGTACGACAGTCCCGTTCTCGATAAGTACTATCTCTTGTCGTTCGGCCTCGGAGCGCTTTGCCTGGGGCTAGTGTTGGAGCGAAGCGTCCGCCGCATCGTTCTGGAAGGGAAGTAA
- a CDS encoding alpha/beta fold hydrolase, with protein MQHWYLGPILDFSYSYADTLANLRRYIMENGITRVALIGSSMGGFAAMKLGSDISADLVLAFAPQACLHAAWRERALDRRWPWKMAEIANIGYDGLDVRRAYISSAPASTVLFYDSSLHVDRQHARHMEGLPGVELIEVEGGTMSQLRWHGLVR; from the coding sequence ATGCAGCATTGGTATCTCGGTCCAATACTCGATTTTTCCTATTCTTACGCCGACACTCTCGCGAATCTGCGACGATACATTATGGAAAACGGCATCACTCGCGTGGCTCTCATCGGCAGTTCAATGGGCGGATTCGCGGCGATGAAGCTCGGCTCAGACATTTCCGCAGACCTGGTACTAGCGTTCGCACCACAGGCGTGTTTGCACGCTGCGTGGCGGGAGAGAGCACTAGACCGGCGCTGGCCCTGGAAAATGGCAGAGATCGCCAATATCGGATACGACGGACTTGATGTCAGAAGAGCGTACATTTCCAGCGCGCCGGCATCTACCGTCTTGTTCTACGACTCGTCGTTGCACGTAGATCGGCAACACGCGAGGCATATGGAAGGTCTTCCCGGCGTCGAATTGATCGAGGTCGAGGGGGGCACCATGTCGCAACTCCGTTGGCACGGGCTGGTGAGATAA
- a CDS encoding glycosyltransferase family 2 protein — protein MVEVVARNELSADATGHSVWFAEGDDPFFLLRFPFVRKRFLAIRLTACEGEIEPKIYINKGRGFREEDSRAVGRSKDLLFVVDIGRFGTIGTIRLDPAAEPCRFAMSVEEFETTAAVEHHVTEQKGQSSGLECIRLGKLPRFRSSLPILSFRRKRSALQDYIQTVADLAGEVSLAEARFSDHPWLSIVVPVYNAPARYLDDLVSSFLEQDVVGAELILSDDGSTAEETLGWYAACEHDARVNCVLNPVNTGIAGATNTGLAAAKGDWVTFLDHDDVIAPHGLKIIRQAMEATPHAGFFYTDELVVNDDLKPTGLLLKPAYDPVLLSGVNYINHFSIYRRERLLDLNFLRPEFDGSQDYDLLLRYLDGLDNSQVLHIPYPAYWWRRNGKTYSRTFLGKATKSARRALREHFERKHKPNTVLPALTETLHRVNFEAGAGAICPKISIIIPNKDSHTLISTLLKGIYEGTNYANLEVIVVDNGTTDPATIELYQEYASRHPTFQFHIKPAPFNFSRAINEGMVHASGDHFLLLNNDVEIISPDWLGEMVQCLNYDDVGIVGAKLLYPDRRIQHAGVIVGFGGLAGHWYLNKPETFGGPMNRLHLRSSMACVTGAVMLITRKCAEEIGPWDEDNFAVAYNDVDYCCRAYKVGYRIVWTPFACMIHHESVSRGSDKSGERRARFEVEKANLRRLHGTEDFIDPASHPAYSRDRSDPRVISPVRLPKERRWFV, from the coding sequence GTGGTAGAAGTTGTTGCACGGAACGAGCTGTCTGCTGATGCTACGGGTCATTCCGTTTGGTTCGCGGAAGGGGATGATCCGTTCTTTCTTCTCCGCTTTCCCTTCGTTCGGAAGCGTTTTCTCGCCATCCGCTTGACGGCCTGTGAAGGCGAGATCGAGCCGAAAATCTACATCAACAAGGGGCGCGGTTTTCGCGAGGAGGATAGCCGGGCGGTTGGCCGCAGCAAGGACCTCCTCTTCGTCGTTGACATTGGACGCTTCGGTACAATAGGCACCATCCGCCTTGACCCGGCCGCCGAGCCTTGTCGTTTCGCCATGAGCGTCGAGGAGTTTGAAACGACGGCCGCTGTCGAGCATCATGTCACGGAACAGAAAGGGCAATCTTCGGGCCTGGAGTGCATACGTCTCGGTAAGCTGCCCCGCTTCCGGTCATCATTGCCGATCTTGTCATTTCGGCGAAAGAGAAGCGCCTTGCAGGATTATATCCAAACAGTCGCCGATTTAGCCGGCGAGGTATCCCTTGCCGAGGCACGGTTCTCCGACCATCCATGGCTTAGCATTGTTGTTCCCGTCTACAATGCGCCGGCCCGGTACCTGGATGACCTTGTGTCGTCATTTCTCGAGCAGGATGTCGTTGGCGCCGAGTTGATCTTGTCTGATGACGGTTCGACGGCAGAGGAGACTCTTGGCTGGTACGCCGCCTGCGAACATGACGCCAGGGTCAACTGCGTACTCAACCCGGTCAACACCGGTATAGCGGGCGCAACCAATACGGGCCTTGCCGCCGCTAAAGGCGATTGGGTTACGTTCCTGGACCACGACGACGTGATCGCGCCGCATGGACTAAAGATCATTCGTCAGGCGATGGAGGCGACTCCGCACGCCGGCTTCTTCTATACAGACGAACTGGTTGTCAACGATGATCTCAAACCTACCGGGCTGCTGTTGAAGCCGGCGTATGATCCCGTCCTCCTCTCCGGAGTTAACTATATTAATCACTTTTCGATCTACCGTCGCGAGAGATTGCTTGATTTGAACTTTCTTCGTCCTGAATTCGACGGCTCACAGGACTACGACCTCCTGTTGCGCTACCTGGATGGGTTGGACAACTCTCAAGTCTTGCATATACCGTATCCCGCCTATTGGTGGCGCCGAAATGGCAAGACGTATTCGCGCACCTTTCTTGGAAAGGCGACCAAAAGCGCGCGCCGTGCATTGCGAGAGCACTTCGAGCGCAAGCACAAGCCGAATACCGTCCTGCCGGCGCTCACCGAAACGCTTCATCGAGTTAACTTTGAAGCAGGCGCCGGGGCGATTTGCCCGAAGATTTCGATCATTATCCCAAACAAGGATTCCCATACCCTGATCTCGACGCTTCTGAAGGGCATCTATGAAGGAACGAACTACGCCAATCTTGAGGTGATCGTCGTCGACAACGGAACGACAGATCCCGCTACGATTGAACTCTATCAAGAATATGCAAGTCGCCATCCTACATTCCAGTTCCATATAAAACCCGCACCTTTCAATTTCTCTCGTGCGATTAATGAGGGTATGGTGCATGCAAGTGGAGATCATTTCCTCCTGCTCAACAATGATGTCGAGATCATCAGTCCGGACTGGTTAGGTGAAATGGTGCAGTGCCTGAACTACGACGACGTGGGTATCGTCGGAGCGAAGCTTCTTTATCCGGACCGAAGAATACAGCATGCGGGGGTCATTGTTGGCTTCGGAGGATTGGCCGGTCACTGGTATTTGAATAAGCCGGAGACGTTCGGAGGCCCGATGAATCGTCTTCATTTACGCAGCTCGATGGCGTGCGTCACCGGCGCGGTCATGCTCATCACGCGGAAGTGCGCAGAGGAGATCGGGCCCTGGGATGAAGATAATTTCGCTGTCGCCTACAACGACGTGGACTACTGTTGCCGCGCATATAAGGTCGGTTACCGGATCGTCTGGACGCCTTTCGCCTGTATGATCCATCACGAATCTGTCTCGCGCGGATCCGACAAGTCTGGCGAACGGCGCGCGAGGTTTGAGGTAGAGAAAGCCAACCTCCGCAGGTTACATGGGACCGAGGACTTCATTGATCCCGCCTCTCATCCAGCTTACAGCCGGGATCGTTCGGACCCAAGAGTGATCTCACCGGTTCGCTTGCCGAAAGAGCGCAGGTGGTTCGTTTAG
- a CDS encoding capsule biosynthesis protein, whose amino-acid sequence MKLDQELSKPSALEKSRGAARALSATARKLRFSTSNRSGLYKAVGLRPRFIDRVFRWMLVFNTIFFLLVPIVGSVVYFGLIASARYQSETRFVVRTSTPAIGKDQLGKVTGLPSAKIAQDTQIVVNFIHSRTILEELEKSMDIRSRFSRSDIDFVARLRSDVTYEEFLDYWDGIVRTTVSPSSGIITVTVNAFSAEDARDVAAGITAASERMINQLSERIWQDVTKSVQINLDRATEKLREVRERVATQQNESGVLTVEGASAMLSSLLTKLQQEKIALEQSYTVKLESIASTAPQMKILAREIESKQAQIEDLQRQIASPEGDGAGNLASVSAELSSLAFETRLAEEQFAASIRTFEQVQFASKQQLMYLDSFLPASLPDDALYPRRGLSVALTALGSFFVWLISMGLLKVARSKVDI is encoded by the coding sequence ATGAAGCTTGATCAGGAACTGTCGAAGCCGTCGGCCCTGGAAAAGAGCCGCGGGGCAGCAAGGGCATTGTCCGCAACTGCGCGTAAGCTCCGCTTCTCGACGTCGAATCGAAGTGGGCTCTACAAAGCAGTTGGCCTCAGGCCCCGGTTCATCGATCGCGTTTTCCGCTGGATGTTAGTCTTCAACACCATATTCTTTCTGCTAGTGCCCATTGTCGGGTCCGTTGTCTATTTTGGTCTGATCGCATCGGCTCGATATCAGTCAGAGACGCGTTTTGTCGTCAGGACGTCGACACCGGCGATCGGCAAGGATCAGCTCGGAAAAGTGACGGGACTGCCATCGGCGAAAATTGCACAGGACACCCAAATTGTCGTCAATTTCATCCACAGTCGAACGATTCTCGAAGAACTTGAGAAAAGCATGGACATTCGTTCGCGCTTCTCTCGCTCAGATATAGACTTTGTCGCCCGCTTGAGGTCAGACGTCACCTACGAGGAGTTCCTAGATTATTGGGACGGAATAGTAAGGACGACGGTAAGCCCCTCCAGCGGAATCATTACGGTGACTGTGAATGCATTCTCTGCGGAAGACGCGCGAGATGTTGCGGCGGGTATCACTGCCGCTTCTGAAAGAATGATCAATCAGCTTAGCGAGCGGATCTGGCAAGACGTGACAAAATCCGTCCAAATCAATCTTGACCGTGCCACGGAAAAGCTCCGGGAGGTGCGCGAACGTGTTGCCACGCAGCAGAACGAGAGCGGCGTCCTTACGGTGGAAGGCGCTTCAGCAATGCTTTCGTCGCTGCTTACCAAGCTTCAGCAGGAGAAGATCGCGCTGGAGCAATCCTACACGGTCAAGCTGGAAAGCATCGCCAGCACGGCGCCTCAGATGAAGATTCTCGCGCGCGAGATAGAAAGCAAACAAGCGCAGATAGAAGACCTTCAGCGTCAGATTGCCAGTCCCGAAGGTGATGGCGCTGGCAACCTGGCTAGCGTGTCCGCAGAGCTCTCAAGCCTTGCGTTCGAGACCCGTCTCGCGGAGGAGCAATTCGCGGCAAGCATTCGTACATTTGAGCAGGTTCAATTCGCCAGTAAGCAGCAACTCATGTATCTCGACAGCTTCTTGCCGGCGAGTCTGCCTGATGACGCGCTCTACCCTCGGCGCGGGCTCTCAGTAGCGCTGACGGCGCTAGGTAGCTTTTTCGTTTGGCTGATTTCGATGGGCCTTCTAAAGGTGGCCAGAAGCAAGGTCGATATTTGA